A genomic window from Companilactobacillus alimentarius DSM 20249 includes:
- a CDS encoding ABC transporter substrate-binding protein, translated as MKILKKISIFLAVCLLVLSSFSFIGIKKVSAADTDSNSQVQYTIGTTKNVPSAIAAMGKNLNSYSKSNLSADVKAYDSTKDLNNAIESGTVNAAVTDLVNYAALSKKHSNWKIAGTMPGYYGLVANKKYKSVKKLKHKTIAVDKSNYSRFYLKKALKKNKLKLSNVKLKQIDSEADRVSALKDGSVDAAVLQDPSISEAKANGDKVVNKDKIKADNGNVLIINNDYAKKNASNTNILCTVINEQIRTINKSDSYMLTNNSFSEYDVSGKAVQKLNAMTVSFKKMHRVKKSDFKKAFKYAKQQKLYKGKISYNKSTISVKGIK; from the coding sequence TTGAAGATCTTAAAGAAAATAAGTATCTTTTTAGCAGTTTGTCTCTTAGTTCTTAGTTCATTTTCATTTATTGGAATTAAGAAGGTCTCGGCTGCCGATACTGACAGTAATAGTCAAGTGCAGTATACGATTGGAACAACTAAGAATGTTCCCTCTGCAATTGCTGCTATGGGTAAGAATTTAAATAGTTATAGTAAGAGTAATTTAAGTGCCGATGTGAAAGCCTATGACTCAACTAAGGATTTGAATAATGCGATTGAATCTGGAACTGTCAATGCAGCTGTAACTGATTTGGTTAATTATGCTGCTTTGTCAAAGAAACACTCCAATTGGAAGATTGCAGGAACAATGCCTGGTTATTATGGACTTGTTGCTAATAAGAAATATAAGAGCGTTAAGAAATTAAAACATAAAACAATTGCTGTAGATAAGAGCAATTATTCAAGATTTTATTTGAAGAAAGCTCTAAAGAAAAATAAATTGAAGTTATCCAATGTAAAATTAAAACAAATTGATTCTGAGGCCGATCGTGTCAGTGCCTTAAAGGATGGCAGTGTAGATGCTGCTGTTTTACAAGATCCATCTATCAGTGAAGCTAAGGCTAATGGTGACAAGGTTGTCAACAAAGATAAGATTAAAGCTGATAACGGTAATGTTTTAATTATTAATAATGATTATGCCAAAAAGAATGCATCAAATACTAATATTCTTTGTACCGTTATTAATGAACAGATTAGAACTATTAACAAGAGTGATTCATATATGTTAACTAATAATTCATTCTCAGAATACGATGTCAGTGGTAAGGCTGTACAAAAGTTGAACGCTATGACTGTTAGTTTTAAGAAAATGCATCGAGTAAAGAAATCTGATTTTAAGAAAGCCTTTAAGTATGCTAAGCAACAAAAGCTCTACAAGGGCAAGATTAGCTATAATAAATCAACGATTTCAGTTAAAGGTATTAAGTAA
- a CDS encoding acyltransferase — translation MKNKRLIYVDTIRVFAMLLVVLAHSCADDLINRQATLKWGMVNSLVTITEVAVPLFFMISGAMILNSSKTYNLKYLFAHRLVRVVVPFLAWSVISAYLARVMTGPVDMRDFTNTLLMMYHKPVLIAYWFMYPLIALYLLSPFLKAIADKIDDKMLIYLLILWVVIDIALPTLTTNTPKNIGVYFNSFGLGRVVVSKDVGYFFIGYRISKIDRHNLKLSMNIWAMVLLMAVNILISFVSLNKNFQFLNVISSINVPIIAALIYMLFKRYEPKYTKGFSRVIEVIAPLTYGVYLVHGLAIQLVNKYYINANFLYVWVLATLLSIVIILILSKIPIVNRILT, via the coding sequence TTGAAGAACAAGAGATTAATATATGTGGATACGATTAGAGTTTTTGCCATGTTATTAGTGGTCTTAGCGCATTCCTGTGCTGACGACTTAATAAATCGACAAGCAACTTTAAAATGGGGTATGGTCAATTCCTTGGTGACAATCACTGAGGTTGCTGTGCCACTATTCTTTATGATTAGTGGTGCAATGATTTTGAATAGTTCTAAGACATATAATTTAAAATATTTATTTGCGCATCGCTTAGTGAGAGTGGTTGTCCCATTTCTGGCATGGTCTGTGATTTCGGCTTATCTAGCTCGAGTTATGACTGGTCCAGTTGACATGAGAGACTTCACTAATACCCTGTTGATGATGTATCATAAACCAGTTTTGATAGCTTATTGGTTCATGTATCCTTTGATTGCTCTGTATCTTTTATCCCCATTTTTAAAAGCAATTGCGGACAAAATTGATGATAAAATGCTAATCTATCTATTAATTCTTTGGGTTGTAATTGACATTGCTTTACCAACTTTAACAACTAATACTCCCAAGAATATCGGTGTCTATTTCAATTCTTTTGGCTTAGGTCGAGTTGTTGTATCAAAAGATGTAGGTTACTTCTTTATTGGATATCGAATATCTAAAATTGATAGACATAATTTGAAACTAAGTATGAATATTTGGGCGATGGTCTTGTTAATGGCAGTCAATATTTTAATTAGTTTTGTCAGTTTGAATAAGAATTTTCAATTCTTAAATGTTATTTCGAGCATTAACGTTCCAATTATTGCGGCATTGATCTATATGTTGTTTAAGCGTTATGAGCCCAAATATACCAAAGGTTTTTCCCGAGTAATCGAAGTAATAGCGCCGTTAACGTATGGTGTTTATCTAGTGCACGGATTGGCGATTCAATTGGTTAACAAATATTACATCAATGCAAATTTCCTATACGTATGGGTATTAGCAACTTTATTATCGATCGTAATAATTTTGATTCTAAGCAAGATACCAATAGTGAATAGAATTTTGACATGA
- a CDS encoding glucosaminidase domain-containing protein encodes MNKKWVASTALASFLAAVGVSSNASPVKAAVSDDEDHQADNQDEKTSDTKDTTVASVMDQNGAPLDDKVADAIESNAQTENRSILPANAVKAITEAATTSGVTKAQQQAFLNKVAPMAQQAASKYNLYTSVMLAQAILESSWGTSTLSSQYNNYFGIKGSYQGSYVSMPTTEWSADKGYYTIYDNFRKYPSPYESFADNGDKLRNGIQGDSTFYRGTWRENTSSYKDATAWLQGRYATAPTYASVLNNIIESSNLTQYDGKASTNGTGNENEINGTQTQMSDVATVTNKNAATIYINADPNKVVANRSLAYNTDWKVTSKVVTSDGTTYYQVATNEFVKASDVQLASEKTNPPVAIADTAIVINAKGSVVYRLPNLSTATNRILPYQSAWITTKYVVDNSGNKFYFVGNDCYVKASDVTLKSEQSDGDYTQDKVEAYPDIVKIVANPGAKVYDSKHDLLAVSLSNGTDWKIDQKATHSDGSIWYRVATNQWVSANDVQVKGSNYVTSVEGMAKINYIPGYGVNVYNSPAANNKFTGTRLADGTTWRVTSKQIVDGQTWYKVNAGWVNGKYCIFTTD; translated from the coding sequence ATGAATAAAAAATGGGTTGCTTCGACTGCTCTGGCTAGTTTCTTAGCAGCTGTCGGTGTGTCTTCAAATGCTTCTCCAGTGAAGGCTGCAGTCTCTGATGATGAGGATCATCAAGCTGATAATCAGGATGAGAAAACATCTGATACTAAGGATACGACGGTAGCCAGTGTAATGGATCAAAATGGGGCTCCCTTAGATGATAAGGTAGCCGATGCAATTGAGAGTAACGCTCAGACTGAGAATCGGAGTATTCTACCAGCCAATGCTGTGAAAGCTATTACTGAGGCTGCAACGACTAGTGGTGTAACGAAGGCTCAACAACAAGCCTTTTTGAACAAGGTTGCCCCAATGGCTCAACAGGCAGCTTCAAAATATAACTTGTATACATCGGTTATGTTGGCTCAAGCAATTTTGGAAAGTAGCTGGGGAACTTCTACTTTATCTTCACAATACAATAATTATTTTGGAATAAAAGGTAGCTATCAGGGCAGTTATGTTTCAATGCCTACGACAGAGTGGAGTGCGGATAAGGGTTATTACACAATTTATGATAACTTTAGAAAATACCCATCTCCATATGAATCATTCGCCGACAATGGTGATAAATTAAGAAATGGTATTCAAGGCGATAGTACTTTTTATAGAGGAACTTGGCGTGAGAATACATCGTCTTATAAAGATGCTACAGCTTGGCTGCAAGGACGTTACGCAACTGCACCAACTTATGCATCGGTACTAAATAATATAATTGAGAGCTCTAATTTGACACAATATGATGGAAAAGCCAGTACAAATGGTACTGGAAATGAAAATGAAATTAACGGAACTCAGACACAAATGAGTGACGTAGCTACTGTTACAAATAAAAATGCGGCAACAATTTATATCAATGCTGATCCCAATAAGGTTGTGGCTAATCGTTCATTGGCCTATAACACTGATTGGAAAGTAACCTCAAAAGTGGTTACTAGCGATGGAACAACTTACTATCAAGTTGCGACGAATGAATTCGTCAAAGCTAGTGACGTTCAATTAGCTTCTGAGAAAACTAATCCACCAGTTGCTATAGCTGATACGGCAATTGTCATCAACGCTAAGGGTTCAGTTGTTTATCGTCTGCCTAATTTAAGTACAGCAACTAATCGAATTCTGCCTTATCAGTCAGCTTGGATTACAACGAAGTATGTAGTCGACAACTCTGGCAACAAATTCTACTTTGTCGGCAATGATTGTTATGTTAAAGCTAGCGATGTGACTCTTAAGTCAGAACAATCAGATGGCGATTATACTCAGGATAAAGTAGAAGCTTATCCAGACATCGTTAAGATCGTCGCTAATCCGGGTGCTAAAGTCTATGATTCAAAACATGATCTGTTAGCTGTCAGTTTATCGAATGGAACTGATTGGAAGATAGATCAAAAGGCGACACATTCTGATGGTTCAATCTGGTATCGTGTGGCAACTAATCAGTGGGTCAGTGCTAATGATGTCCAAGTTAAGGGATCTAACTATGTAACCAGTGTTGAAGGAATGGCGAAGATTAACTATATTCCAGGATACGGGGTTAACGTCTACAATAGTCCTGCTGCGAATAACAAGTTCACAGGAACTCGTTTGGCTGATGGAACTACTTGGAGAGTAACTTCAAAACAGATTGTTGATGGTCAAACTTGGTACAAAGTTAATGCTGGTTGGGTAAATGGTAAGTACTGTATTTTCACAACCGATTAA
- a CDS encoding sigma-70 family RNA polymerase sigma factor has translation MELQSGFENAMLNQQLIHGVLKRVHIYPTRFDYDDYFQEATIIYAQTYVDYCRRDGDLGRIKPYIFQKLVWRLTDMLRQEKKYHDFHSLEEFDFQRVPENESSAMLDFIDWQKLTLLEREMLQEHFIQNRPLSILAKCKNTSTRNLRYRRDRLLKKLREMEQQ, from the coding sequence ATGGAATTACAATCAGGATTTGAAAATGCTATGTTGAACCAACAATTGATCCATGGTGTATTGAAACGAGTTCATATTTATCCGACTCGATTTGATTATGATGATTATTTTCAAGAGGCAACGATTATTTATGCTCAAACTTATGTGGATTATTGTCGGCGTGATGGGGATTTAGGAAGAATTAAGCCTTATATTTTTCAAAAATTGGTGTGGCGGTTGACTGATATGTTGCGTCAGGAGAAGAAATATCATGATTTCCATTCTTTAGAAGAATTCGATTTTCAACGGGTACCTGAAAATGAAAGTTCGGCGATGCTTGATTTCATTGACTGGCAAAAATTAACTCTTTTAGAGAGAGAAATGTTGCAGGAACATTTCATTCAGAACCGACCACTCTCGATATTGGCTAAGTGTAAGAATACCTCGACACGTAATTTGAGGTACCGCCGTGATAGGCTTTTGAAAAAATTACGAGAAATGGAACAACAGTGA
- a CDS encoding N-acetylmuramoyl-L-alanine amidase family protein, with amino-acid sequence MVSKKIITSIATSAALASVGFATVGQVVPQFGNQVQTAQAATSAINDYINNNNIQPVSIQYRTGTFSRYFGYENGVGKPEGVVIHETATPGATAENEVTYFNREWPTIQTYVHAFVDDKEILNIHSADYGVWGAGQTANSKYIQVELCEVNTTDQFARSVANQAYYTAFRLVQYGLPFTPGKTVVSHDQVSRMYGETSHTDPVGYFAKWGYSMDQFYDLVGKYYNQLKTNGSTTNNGSENNNSNTNSNNTNGIIRVKATDWSYVILYKLNNDGTMSKISNRALSNGSDWQTDQTKDINGVKYYRVATNEWVPQDKVSQIIKPLA; translated from the coding sequence ATGGTCTCAAAAAAAATTATTACGAGCATCGCTACATCAGCTGCTCTTGCTAGTGTAGGGTTTGCGACTGTTGGACAAGTGGTTCCACAATTTGGCAACCAAGTTCAAACTGCCCAAGCTGCTACTTCAGCAATTAACGATTACATTAATAACAACAACATTCAACCAGTATCAATTCAATATCGTACTGGTACATTCAGTAGATATTTTGGTTATGAAAATGGTGTGGGTAAACCAGAAGGGGTCGTTATTCACGAAACTGCTACACCTGGTGCTACAGCTGAAAATGAAGTAACTTATTTCAATAGAGAATGGCCTACAATTCAGACATATGTCCATGCTTTTGTTGATGATAAGGAAATATTAAATATCCATAGTGCCGATTATGGTGTTTGGGGAGCTGGTCAAACAGCTAATAGTAAGTATATCCAAGTTGAATTGTGTGAAGTTAACACAACTGACCAATTTGCTAGATCTGTGGCTAACCAAGCTTACTATACAGCCTTTAGATTAGTTCAATATGGATTGCCATTTACACCAGGTAAGACAGTCGTATCACATGATCAAGTTTCTAGAATGTATGGTGAAACATCACATACTGATCCAGTTGGCTACTTTGCTAAATGGGGCTACAGCATGGATCAATTCTACGATCTAGTTGGCAAGTATTACAATCAATTGAAGACAAATGGTTCAACTACTAATAATGGTAGTGAAAACAATAATAGTAATACTAATTCAAATAACACTAACGGAATTATTCGTGTTAAGGCTACTGATTGGTCATATGTTATCTTGTATAAGTTGAATAATGACGGAACAATGAGTAAGATTTCTAACCGTGCATTGTCTAACGGATCCGATTGGCAAACTGATCAAACTAAAGATATTAATGGTGTGAAATATTATCGTGTTGCTACCAACGAATGGGTACCACAAGATAAAGTTTCACAAATTATTAAGCCTTTAGCATAA
- a CDS encoding YdcF family protein, which produces MNLLLMLIVTAIEIIIIYNMRYAYSRLPIFAIGVSVITITLFYAISTITLDKYVRAYTFNFATIDLILLVIMLGYMYQLKYDLKNLPAAKQPDYLVVLGNKCMSQHITPILIERLNKAISLYKRFDKKPKIIVTGGKSSVTLDVTEAELMKKYLLSQGIAENVILIEDEAINTVQNLEYSAIEIHQDWQKNTRPRVIIVTSDYHIPRTKWHAKKLGLKVQLASAKTLTLLKRPAMFREFTAIIWYHRYSLLTLLGMDFVFSLSMCM; this is translated from the coding sequence ATGAACTTATTATTAATGCTAATCGTAACTGCTATTGAAATAATTATTATTTACAACATGAGATATGCTTACAGTCGCTTACCAATTTTTGCTATTGGCGTATCGGTAATAACAATTACGCTTTTCTATGCTATTTCTACAATTACCTTAGATAAATATGTCAGAGCCTATACATTCAATTTTGCGACAATTGACTTGATCCTTTTGGTTATCATGTTGGGTTACATGTATCAATTGAAGTACGACTTGAAAAATTTACCAGCGGCTAAACAACCTGATTACCTAGTTGTTTTGGGAAATAAGTGTATGAGTCAGCATATAACTCCTATTTTGATTGAGCGATTGAACAAAGCAATTAGTTTATATAAGAGATTTGATAAGAAACCAAAGATTATCGTCACTGGAGGCAAAAGTTCTGTAACCTTGGATGTTACAGAAGCCGAATTGATGAAAAAGTACTTATTGTCCCAAGGAATTGCAGAAAATGTTATCTTAATAGAAGATGAAGCGATCAATACAGTTCAAAATTTGGAATATTCAGCAATTGAAATTCATCAGGATTGGCAAAAAAATACTCGTCCAAGGGTTATCATAGTAACAAGTGACTACCATATTCCTAGAACTAAATGGCATGCTAAAAAATTAGGATTAAAAGTTCAGTTAGCATCAGCGAAAACTCTTACGTTGCTAAAACGACCAGCCATGTTCAGAGAATTTACGGCAATCATCTGGTATCATCGTTATTCATTGTTGACTTTATTAGGGATGGATTTCGTTTTTTCGTTAAGTATGTGTATGTGA
- a CDS encoding AI-2E family transporter, giving the protein MSLYDKFVDNKRLRRFTLLVLVIVLIYLFRGMMSLFLLTFTFTFLSVQLVRLVQRKFPRVRPIWVITPVYLIIIALLVFVIANYVPQLISQTAKMFSSLQKFYESKEVRSNPYLNVIYNYLQQINLDSQIKGAITQVVNYISSVGAVGFNIVISFLLSFFYSSQVEQMNSFGRQFLDSKYGWVFSDLKYYGQKFVNTFGVVLEAQLMIAIVNTALTTITLLFMQMPGIIALAVMVFILSLIPVAGVIISMIPLSFVAYTVGGIRYVIYIVVMIIIIHLIETYFLNPQFMSSMTHLPIFFTFVVLIVSEELIGTWGLIIGIPIFVFFLDILGVHSITKNTKKKRIKLKKSL; this is encoded by the coding sequence ATGAGTTTGTATGATAAGTTCGTCGATAACAAACGTTTAAGAAGATTCACTTTATTAGTTTTAGTTATCGTTTTAATTTATTTGTTCCGTGGGATGATGAGTTTATTTCTTTTAACCTTTACCTTTACTTTTCTATCGGTTCAATTAGTTCGTTTAGTCCAAAGGAAATTTCCAAGAGTGAGGCCAATTTGGGTTATCACGCCAGTTTATCTGATTATCATCGCACTATTGGTATTCGTGATTGCCAATTATGTACCACAATTGATTAGTCAAACAGCTAAGATGTTTTCTTCTTTGCAGAAATTTTATGAAAGTAAGGAAGTTCGCTCGAATCCATATTTGAATGTGATTTATAATTATTTGCAACAAATCAATTTAGATAGTCAGATCAAAGGTGCTATTACGCAGGTAGTTAACTACATTAGTAGTGTTGGGGCCGTCGGATTCAACATTGTCATCTCATTTCTATTGAGTTTCTTCTATTCTAGTCAAGTTGAACAGATGAATTCATTTGGAAGACAATTTTTGGATAGCAAGTATGGATGGGTGTTTTCTGACTTGAAATACTATGGACAAAAATTTGTGAATACTTTTGGGGTCGTTTTAGAAGCACAGTTGATGATTGCCATCGTCAATACAGCTTTGACAACTATCACGTTGTTGTTCATGCAGATGCCGGGGATCATTGCCTTAGCTGTAATGGTCTTTATCTTGTCATTGATTCCAGTAGCCGGAGTGATAATTTCTATGATTCCATTGAGTTTCGTAGCTTACACGGTTGGCGGTATCCGTTATGTTATTTATATTGTCGTGATGATTATCATAATCCATCTGATCGAAACTTACTTCTTGAACCCCCAATTTATGTCGAGTATGACGCATTTACCAATTTTCTTTACCTTTGTAGTTTTGATTGTCTCAGAGGAATTGATTGGAACTTGGGGTCTGATTATTGGTATACCAATCTTCGTTTTCTTCTTAGATATTTTGGGAGTACATTCAATTACTAAGAATACCAAAAAGAAGAGAATAAAATTAAAGAAATCGTTATAA
- a CDS encoding 2,3-diphosphoglycerate-dependent phosphoglycerate mutase: protein MAKLVFIRHGQSEWNLSNQFTGWVDVDLSDEGVKQAQNAGKLLKESGIQFDQAYTSVLTRAIKTLHYALEGCDQLWIPETKTWRLNERHYGALQGLNKKETAEKYGDEQVHIWRRSYDTLPPLLKATDEGSAANDRRYANLDPRIIPGGENLKVTLERVIPFWEDEIAPKLLDGKNVIIAAHGNSLRALTKYIENISDADIMNVEMATGEPVVYDLDKDLKVVSKEKLN from the coding sequence ATGGCAAAATTAGTTTTCATTCGTCACGGACAAAGTGAATGGAATTTATCAAACCAATTTACTGGCTGGGTTGACGTTGACCTAAGCGATGAAGGTGTAAAGCAAGCTCAAAACGCTGGTAAACTTCTTAAAGAATCAGGTATTCAATTTGATCAAGCATATACATCAGTATTGACACGTGCTATCAAGACATTGCACTATGCTCTTGAAGGCTGTGACCAACTATGGATTCCTGAAACAAAGACATGGAGACTTAACGAACGTCACTACGGTGCACTTCAAGGTCTAAACAAGAAAGAAACAGCCGAAAAATACGGTGATGAACAAGTTCATATCTGGAGACGTTCATACGATACATTACCTCCATTGTTGAAAGCTACTGATGAAGGTTCAGCTGCTAACGATCGTCGTTACGCAAACCTTGACCCAAGAATTATTCCTGGTGGTGAAAACCTTAAGGTTACTTTGGAACGTGTAATTCCATTCTGGGAAGATGAAATCGCTCCTAAGTTGTTAGATGGCAAGAACGTTATCATCGCTGCCCATGGTAACTCACTACGTGCACTTACAAAGTACATTGAAAACATCTCTGATGCTGATATCATGAATGTTGAAATGGCTACTGGCGAACCAGTTGTTTATGACTTGGACAAAGATCTTAAAGTTGTAAGTAAAGAAAAGCTTAACTAA
- a CDS encoding 6-carboxytetrahydropterin synthase yields the protein MNKYYHTYKIKYYVNASHAMRWKDGEGKQHNHTWEIICEIHSKGDHMIVFNDIEDEMKSIFNTFSGKFLNKLPYFKKVNPTTENVTVWLFNRLTPVLEKLDAELVRIEVGESPTRSYCIDIRH from the coding sequence ATGAATAAATATTATCATACCTATAAAATTAAATATTACGTTAATGCCAGTCATGCCATGCGTTGGAAAGATGGCGAAGGTAAACAACATAATCACACCTGGGAAATAATCTGTGAAATCCATAGTAAAGGCGACCACATGATTGTTTTCAACGATATTGAAGATGAAATGAAATCAATCTTTAATACTTTTTCAGGTAAATTCTTAAACAAATTACCTTACTTCAAAAAGGTCAATCCTACAACTGAAAACGTGACTGTCTGGTTATTCAATCGTTTAACTCCTGTACTGGAAAAACTAGATGCCGAATTGGTTAGAATTGAAGTCGGTGAATCCCCCACTCGCTCTTATTGTATTGATATTAGGCACTAA
- a CDS encoding TIGR03111 family XrtG-associated glycosyltransferase — protein MSYWLNLTIFKMGFWLTWALIPIVVEIIPSVVSSFRILIQNMHPKNMTMPAKMPMISVLIPVHNSEKTLFNCIKSIHDSTYPKELIQVVLADNQSTDDSFQVFAHAQNIFSDMNLRLIHTEKGKAEALNAALYGAIGTYIINIDSDGVLEKNALMNMVLQFENDYDVAALTGSILPQKDLLKKHGSLLRYNEYFEYAQAFLSGRMIESNNNQLFTMSGAFSAFRKEAVMKSFLYDIDTIGEDTDMTFQIRQRMKQKVGLCANAFFFIEPINNLSELYLQRQRWQRGEVEVIHEYSQQLEMKEFFKNFMVRRLLIDHTFLFPRMIWLCASLVLLFFRYSPVMMGMSYLIIYLLYIFVELLNYICVLELLRQFPSEKKFYRKQWWVAITFPFYNFICSGIRLIGIINSMTTKSGWNSKPFSTEKKQILNIIKNDFKRNKNEEHKNE, from the coding sequence ATAAGTTATTGGTTAAATTTAACAATTTTTAAAATGGGATTTTGGCTCACTTGGGCTTTGATTCCCATTGTGGTTGAAATAATCCCGTCCGTAGTCTCAAGTTTTCGGATTCTAATTCAAAATATGCATCCTAAAAATATGACAATGCCTGCTAAAATGCCGATGATATCGGTTTTAATTCCAGTTCATAATTCTGAAAAAACGCTTTTTAACTGTATCAAATCAATCCACGATTCAACTTATCCTAAAGAGTTGATTCAAGTAGTTCTCGCTGATAATCAAAGTACCGATGATAGTTTTCAAGTCTTTGCTCATGCACAAAATATTTTCTCCGATATGAACTTACGATTGATCCACACTGAAAAAGGCAAGGCTGAAGCTTTAAATGCGGCACTCTACGGTGCAATTGGAACTTATATTATCAATATTGACAGTGATGGTGTCCTGGAAAAAAATGCTTTAATGAATATGGTTTTACAATTTGAAAATGATTACGACGTCGCTGCTTTGACTGGAAGTATCCTACCCCAAAAAGATTTGCTAAAAAAACATGGATCACTGTTACGGTATAACGAATATTTTGAATATGCTCAAGCATTTTTATCAGGTCGCATGATTGAATCTAATAATAATCAATTATTTACCATGTCTGGTGCCTTCTCAGCTTTTAGAAAAGAAGCTGTGATGAAATCCTTTCTCTATGATATCGACACTATCGGTGAAGATACGGATATGACATTTCAAATCAGACAACGCATGAAGCAAAAAGTCGGATTGTGCGCCAATGCTTTTTTCTTCATCGAACCAATTAACAATTTGTCCGAATTATATTTGCAGCGACAACGTTGGCAACGTGGCGAAGTCGAGGTCATTCACGAATACTCGCAGCAATTGGAGATGAAAGAATTCTTCAAAAACTTTATGGTCAGACGCTTATTAATTGACCATACCTTTCTTTTTCCTAGAATGATCTGGTTATGCGCTAGTTTGGTACTTCTCTTTTTCCGTTATTCGCCAGTCATGATGGGAATGTCATACCTTATTATCTATTTACTTTATATCTTCGTTGAATTACTCAATTACATCTGCGTACTAGAATTATTACGACAATTTCCTTCTGAAAAAAAGTTTTATCGCAAACAATGGTGGGTAGCTATCACCTTTCCTTTTTACAATTTCATCTGTTCGGGAATTAGACTAATTGGAATTATTAACAGTATGACGACCAAATCTGGATGGAATTCTAAGCCTTTTTCTACAGAAAAGAAACAAATTCTCAATATTATTAAAAATGATTTTAAACGTAACAAAAATGAGGAACATAAAAATGAATAA
- the xrtG gene encoding exosortase family protein XrtG, with protein MSIYLIIGIVLWLYLVSVLKRAHVPAFLFIVGTAGLFFILIGFSNPYWVWFFTHSVINGVRWFGNLTGMSSVMNHYGLISINNPTNPLTMTIDYECSGVIETMAFISIVVFFPIFNRYEKAFFGIFGILWIYLSNVLRLAIIITMVHFGGGQIFYLAHSIVGRVIFYILVIILYYNVFTYSQISHSLYQNFRSHFKRRSQS; from the coding sequence ATGAGTATTTACTTAATTATCGGAATAGTGCTTTGGTTATACTTAGTTTCAGTTTTAAAAAGAGCTCACGTTCCCGCCTTTTTATTCATAGTGGGAACTGCGGGGCTCTTTTTTATTTTGATTGGTTTCAGTAACCCCTATTGGGTCTGGTTTTTTACACATTCAGTCATAAACGGCGTACGTTGGTTTGGAAATCTGACCGGCATGAGTTCCGTTATGAATCATTACGGTTTGATCAGTATCAACAACCCTACCAATCCACTTACGATGACAATTGATTATGAATGCTCAGGAGTAATAGAAACCATGGCGTTTATTAGCATTGTCGTGTTCTTCCCCATTTTTAATCGCTATGAAAAAGCTTTCTTCGGTATTTTTGGAATACTTTGGATATATTTAAGCAACGTTTTACGATTAGCAATTATCATTACCATGGTTCACTTCGGTGGTGGACAAATATTCTATTTGGCACACTCTATTGTTGGTCGTGTTATCTTTTATATATTAGTTATCATATTATATTATAATGTTTTCACTTATTCACAAATATCACATAGTTTATATCAAAATTTCAGGTCTCATTTTAAAAGGAGGTCTCAATCATAA